From a region of the Candidatus Pantoea bituminis genome:
- the smg gene encoding DUF494 family protein Smg, whose product MFDVLMYLFETYIHNEAEMGVDQDRLTDDLTDAGFHREDIYNALNWLEKLADYQEGLVAPILLTNDPLSMRIYTDEESKRLDAESRGFLLFLEQIQVLNLETREMVIERVMALDTPDFDLEDLKWVILMVLFNIPGCENAYQQMEELLFDVNEGMLH is encoded by the coding sequence ATGTTCGACGTACTCATGTACTTGTTTGAGACATATATCCACAACGAAGCAGAAATGGGTGTTGATCAGGACAGATTGACAGATGACTTGACGGATGCCGGTTTTCATCGTGAAGATATTTATAATGCGTTGAACTGGTTAGAGAAGTTGGCGGACTATCAAGAAGGGCTGGTTGCGCCAATTTTACTGACAAATGATCCGCTCTCCATGCGTATCTATACAGATGAAGAGAGCAAACGTTTAGATGCTGAAAGCCGTGGTTTCCTGTTATTTTTGGAACAAATTCAAGTTTTGAATTTGGAAACACGTGAAATGGTCATTGAACGTGTCATGGCGCTTGATACTCCAGACTTCGATCTTGAGGACCTTAAGTGGGTAATATTAATGGTTTTGTTTAATATACCTGGATGTGAAAACGCTTATCAGCAGATGGAAGAACTGCTATTCGACGTCAATGAAGGTATGCTGCATTAA